In one window of Pseudochaenichthys georgianus chromosome 5, fPseGeo1.2, whole genome shotgun sequence DNA:
- the mlnl gene encoding motilin-like, with protein sequence MSMRGAVTGCLVLACLVVLLAERTEGHITFFSPKEMMLMKEREGRKDMEPRSEDGQFEEVTVQQLPEVEHGNPDKTVEIAIRLSPEQLAQVAPVLEEIIHDIVEERQKAK encoded by the exons ATGAGCATGCGTGGAGCAGTGACAGGTTGTTTGGTGCTGGCGTGCCTAGTGGTGCTGCTGGCTGAGAGGACGGAGGGACACATCACCTTCTTCAGTCCCAAAGAGATGATGCTGATGAAG GAGAGAGAAGGTAGAAAGGACATGGAGCCTCGATCAGAGGACGGTCAGTTTGAAGAGGTTACAGTCCAACAGCTTCCTGAGGTGGAACATGGCAATCCT GATAAAACTGTGGAGATTGCCATCCGTCTTTCACCCGAACAGCTAGCTCAGGTTGCTCCGGTCCTCGAAGAGATCATCCATGATATAGTGGAGGAACGTCAGAAAG CCAAATAG
- the LOC117446452 gene encoding retinol dehydrogenase 11, whose amino-acid sequence MHWLDLLYNPVWVLSTAVLALVVRIQRRGSWDPQSCSVRLKGKTAIVTGANTGIGKFIALDFARRGARVILACRSQARGSAALEEIREKTGNSDVHLRLVDVSSLDSVREFAEGILKEEEALHILVNNAAVSGFPREITKDGLDASFATNHLGPFLLTNLLLDLMKRSAPARIVTLSSVNHKKGEVDFSHFRGENLNYFMDIVYNHTKLHNIICTNELARRLEGTGVTANSVHPGIVTTEVLRHYPWGVRFLFNLIGFFFFKTPEEGAVSSIYCALAEEMEGITGKYCDCNCHLVLPAPLARDAALAVKDFEICERLTSKL is encoded by the exons ATGCATTGGTTGGATTTATtgtataacccggtgtgggtaCTGTCCACGGCTGTACTGGCGCTCGTGGTGCGGATCCAGCGCAGAGGGAGCTGGGACCCGCAGTCCTGTAGCGTGCGGCTGAAGGGAAAGACTGCCATAGTGACAGGAGCCAACACAG GAATTGGGAAGTTCATTGCCTTGGACTTTGCACGTCGTGGGGCCCGTGTTATTCTGGCCTGCCGAAGCCAGGCCCGGGGGTCAGCGGCGCTTGAAGAAATCAGGGAGAAAACCGGAAACTCTGATGTGCACCTGCGTCTGGTGGATGTGTCTTCTCTGGACTCGGTCAGGGAGTTTGCTGAGGGGATTCTCAAAGAGGAAGAAGCGCTCCACATCCTTGTCAACAATGCTGCAGTATCAG GCTTTCCTAGGGAGATAACCAAAGACGGGTTAGATGCTTCTTTTGCCACAAACCACCTGGGACCGTTCCTCCTCACCAACCTGCTCCTGG ACCTGATGAAGCGTTCTGCTCCGGCACGCATTGTCACCCTCTCCTCGGTCAACCACAAGAAGGGCGAAGTGGACTTCTCTCACTTTCGCGGCGAGAACCTCAACTATTTCATGGATATTGTCTACAACCACACGAAGCTGCACAATATCATCTGTACCAACGAGCTAGCACGCAGGCTAGAAGGGACAG GTGTCACCGCAAACTCCGTCCACCCTGGTATTGTCACAACTGAAGTGTTGAGACACTATCCCTGGGGTGTTCGTTTTCTTTTCAACCTCATtggatttttctttttcaag ACTCCAGAGGAGGGTGCAGTCAGCTCGATCTACTGTGCGTTGGCAGAGGAAATGGAGGGGATAACTGGGAAGTATTGTGACTGCAACTGCCACTTGGTCCTCCCCGCCCCTTTAGCTCGAGACGCTGCCCTCGCGGTCAAGGACTTTGAGATCTGCGAGAGGCTGACATCAAAGCTCTGA